A portion of the Acidisarcina polymorpha genome contains these proteins:
- a CDS encoding thioredoxin family protein, whose translation MFSALLIACAGFPWRAFAGAPVIYPEFADAHAEIQQALSMAAKEHKRVILDFGGNWCAECQVLNQYLHDENNLRLLVSNFVLVHIDIGHMDRNTDIASRYGVPITKGVPALAVLSEHGKVLYSQKNKEGEAMSRTDEASVTEFLNKWKP comes from the coding sequence TTGTTTAGCGCGCTCTTAATTGCTTGTGCCGGGTTCCCCTGGAGGGCCTTTGCGGGAGCGCCGGTGATCTATCCTGAGTTCGCCGATGCTCATGCCGAAATCCAGCAGGCGCTGTCCATGGCGGCCAAGGAGCATAAGCGGGTCATCCTCGATTTCGGAGGAAACTGGTGTGCCGAATGCCAGGTGCTGAACCAGTATCTCCACGATGAAAACAACCTCAGGCTGCTGGTTTCGAATTTCGTGCTGGTGCACATCGACATCGGCCACATGGATCGAAATACCGATATCGCTAGCAGGTATGGAGTGCCGATTACGAAGGGAGTACCCGCGTTGGCGGTGCTGAGTGAACATGGCAAAGTCCTCTACAGCCAGAAGAACAAAGAGGGTGAGGCGATGAGCCGCACGGATGAGGCCTCGGTCACCGAATTTCTCAATAAGTGGAAGCCTTAG
- the pyk gene encoding pyruvate kinase, translated as MSSLVTSLGPDTQQRRAKIVATLGPVSNTEQSFRQLVRAGLDVARLNFSHGIHEEKLKLIEMVREVARQEGKSICILGDLQGPKIRTGKLVDHTPVQLVAGQTLTITPRDILGTSTLIATTFVTLSENLESGSRILLSDGLIELSVLHVNGGDVECTVINGGMLGENKGINLPGIAVRVPSLTEKDEIDLEFAIQSGVDAIAVSFVRTADDVRHVKDRIAALGADTWVIAKLEKPQAIDNLESILEVADGVMVARGDLGVEVPPEKVPAIQKHVIRRAGEYRKPVITATQMLESMIENPRPTRAEASDVANAIYDGTDAVMLSAETAAGKYSVEAVKMMAKIVVETETQMRDMPHDAHSSRARLSIAEAICESMAHAAEDLDISAIAVFTESGATARQLSKYRPRPQIYALSNIEVVINRMTLLWGVIPIICAKNYTTEQMVAEAERILEEKGYVHSRQILGIVAGTRTKSGSTNFLRLHVLGDSITETPESVREAELAIH; from the coding sequence ATGAGTTCTTTGGTTACAAGTCTGGGTCCCGACACGCAACAGCGCCGGGCAAAGATCGTTGCAACGCTGGGACCTGTGTCCAACACTGAACAGTCCTTTCGTCAGCTGGTTCGTGCCGGTTTGGACGTGGCCCGTCTGAATTTTTCACACGGAATCCACGAAGAGAAGTTGAAATTGATAGAGATGGTTCGCGAAGTAGCCCGCCAGGAGGGGAAGTCAATTTGTATCCTGGGAGACCTGCAGGGCCCGAAGATTCGTACCGGCAAGCTCGTCGACCACACACCGGTCCAACTGGTTGCTGGACAAACTCTGACCATCACTCCGCGTGATATCCTCGGCACTTCAACCCTGATTGCGACCACATTCGTGACGCTTTCAGAGAATCTCGAATCCGGTTCCCGTATACTTCTGTCCGATGGATTGATCGAGTTGAGCGTTCTCCATGTAAATGGCGGAGACGTCGAGTGTACCGTCATCAATGGCGGCATGCTTGGCGAGAACAAGGGTATCAATTTGCCCGGGATTGCGGTGCGGGTTCCGTCGTTGACCGAGAAGGACGAGATCGATCTCGAATTTGCGATTCAAAGCGGAGTGGATGCGATTGCCGTGTCGTTCGTCCGCACGGCCGACGATGTACGGCATGTGAAAGATCGGATTGCCGCGCTGGGCGCCGATACCTGGGTGATCGCCAAACTCGAGAAGCCGCAGGCAATCGACAATCTGGAAAGCATCCTGGAGGTCGCCGATGGCGTGATGGTGGCGCGTGGTGACCTCGGTGTCGAGGTTCCTCCAGAGAAAGTTCCCGCGATCCAGAAGCACGTCATTCGTCGCGCCGGCGAGTACCGAAAACCAGTCATCACCGCAACTCAGATGCTCGAGTCGATGATCGAGAATCCTCGGCCGACCCGGGCCGAGGCCAGCGACGTCGCTAACGCGATCTATGATGGCACCGACGCGGTCATGCTTTCGGCCGAGACTGCAGCCGGTAAATACTCTGTCGAAGCGGTCAAGATGATGGCCAAGATCGTTGTCGAAACCGAAACCCAGATGCGCGACATGCCGCACGATGCGCACAGCAGCCGGGCGCGCCTCTCGATTGCCGAAGCGATCTGCGAATCGATGGCCCATGCAGCGGAGGACCTCGATATCAGCGCCATTGCGGTCTTTACCGAGTCGGGAGCAACCGCCCGCCAGCTTTCGAAGTATCGTCCGCGTCCGCAAATCTATGCGCTCTCGAATATCGAGGTCGTGATCAACCGCATGACCCTTCTCTGGGGCGTCATTCCGATCATCTGTGCCAAGAATTACACCACCGAACAGATGGTTGCCGAGGCCGAGCGCATCCTGGAGGAAAAGGGATACGTACACTCCCGGCAGATTCTAGGCATCGTTGCCGGAACCCGCACCAAGTCCGGTTCCACTAACTTCCTGCGGCTACACGTTCTCGGCGACAGCATCACCGAGACCCCCGAATCCGTCAGGGAAGCGGAACTGGCCATCCACTAA
- a CDS encoding amidohydrolase family protein — protein MSLVRAVVAVAVGVVISAPVSAQPANSGVIVLKDVRLIDGTGMPPLVHATIVIQDGRIAAIDTGSNPKTPLHAQVYEYSGKTVIPGLINAHGHLGLVSGTENSATAFTHDNVVRELKQYEGYGVTDMLSLGGNRDLVFDLRREQQAGMLGGADIFTAGRGIGAPGGAPPLPLGPDQIDRPTTVDEARADVRSMAAQKVDIIKIWVDDLHGKVPKMKPEVYRAIIDEAHKQHLRVAAHVYALADAKSLVSDGVDVLAHSVRDQFVDEELIAEMKRNRTWYIPTFTVDDSFFIYARHPEWMDTPFFEAAAGPQLAAMLKSASYVAKVNGDPSTAQHEKDFENGQENLKLLFDAGVHIGFGTDSGAMPSRIPGFAEHRELELMVRAGLTPMQAIVCATGKNAELLQAEDRGTLVVGKRADLLVLDGNPLDGITNVHELVSIVHDGQVIRPMASTATPR, from the coding sequence ATGAGCCTCGTTCGAGCAGTCGTCGCGGTCGCTGTCGGAGTTGTCATCAGCGCTCCAGTCTCTGCCCAACCTGCAAATTCCGGCGTGATCGTGCTCAAGGATGTTCGTCTGATCGACGGAACTGGCATGCCCCCCCTCGTGCACGCCACAATCGTTATCCAGGATGGCCGCATAGCCGCGATCGATACCGGCTCGAACCCGAAGACCCCGCTTCACGCGCAGGTCTACGAGTATTCCGGGAAAACGGTCATTCCCGGCCTCATCAATGCTCATGGACATCTCGGCCTGGTTAGCGGCACCGAAAATTCGGCCACAGCATTCACCCATGACAATGTCGTCCGTGAATTGAAACAGTACGAAGGCTATGGAGTGACAGACATGCTCTCGCTCGGCGGCAACCGCGACCTGGTCTTCGACCTGCGCCGCGAGCAGCAGGCCGGAATGCTAGGCGGTGCTGACATTTTTACTGCAGGCCGCGGGATCGGCGCGCCGGGAGGCGCACCCCCTCTTCCCCTTGGTCCCGACCAGATCGATCGCCCTACGACGGTAGACGAGGCCCGCGCCGATGTTCGCTCGATGGCCGCGCAGAAGGTCGACATCATCAAAATCTGGGTGGACGATCTGCACGGCAAGGTCCCCAAAATGAAGCCAGAGGTCTACCGGGCGATCATCGATGAGGCGCACAAACAGCATCTCCGCGTGGCGGCCCATGTCTATGCCCTCGCCGACGCGAAATCGCTGGTCAGTGACGGGGTGGACGTTCTTGCGCATAGTGTTCGCGATCAATTCGTAGACGAGGAACTGATTGCTGAGATGAAACGCAACCGCACATGGTACATCCCGACCTTCACCGTCGATGACTCGTTCTTCATTTACGCGAGACACCCGGAGTGGATGGATACACCGTTCTTCGAGGCTGCGGCTGGTCCGCAACTGGCTGCCATGCTCAAGAGTGCCTCCTATGTCGCGAAGGTCAACGGTGATCCGTCGACTGCCCAGCATGAGAAGGATTTTGAGAATGGACAGGAGAACCTGAAGTTGCTTTTTGATGCCGGCGTTCACATCGGATTTGGAACGGATTCGGGGGCGATGCCGAGCCGCATTCCTGGTTTCGCGGAGCATCGCGAACTGGAATTGATGGTCCGGGCCGGGCTCACCCCGATGCAGGCGATTGTCTGTGCGACAGGAAAGAACGCCGAACTGCTCCAGGCGGAAGATCGCGGCACGCTCGTAGTGGGAAAGCGCGCCGACCTCCTGGTGCTTGACGGAAACCCGCTCGATGGCATCACCAATGTCCACGAGCTGGTAAGTATCGTTCATGATGGCCAGGTAATTCGCCCGATGGCGTCAACGGCTACACCGCGATAG
- a CDS encoding DUF2911 domain-containing protein → MLQKKLLCTIASLLLGSLATLSLQAQEANASNDYGKKLPSPPAKAHVELNGKLVTIDYNTPFMKGRKIFGGLVPYNEVWRTGANPATTLKTETAIMIGDLKVPAGTYTIYSLPSETQWKLIVNKQTGQWGTVYNEPQDLGRTDMQKGPTPAAPVEQFAIKFENTHGNKTELHLIWENTDVFVPVSAASK, encoded by the coding sequence ATGCTTCAAAAGAAACTGCTTTGTACCATCGCCAGCCTGCTGCTCGGCTCGCTGGCTACTCTCTCACTTCAAGCCCAGGAAGCTAACGCCTCCAATGATTACGGTAAGAAATTACCGAGTCCCCCGGCAAAAGCACACGTTGAACTTAATGGGAAGCTAGTCACCATCGACTACAACACTCCCTTCATGAAGGGGCGCAAAATCTTTGGCGGCCTGGTCCCCTACAACGAGGTTTGGCGCACCGGCGCCAATCCCGCCACCACCCTTAAGACCGAAACCGCCATTATGATCGGCGACCTGAAGGTTCCGGCCGGAACCTACACCATCTATTCCCTACCCTCTGAAACCCAATGGAAGCTGATCGTGAACAAACAGACTGGGCAATGGGGCACCGTCTACAATGAGCCCCAGGACCTGGGTCGCACGGACATGCAAAAGGGTCCGACTCCGGCGGCGCCAGTCGAACAGTTTGCCATCAAGTTCGAAAATACCCACGGCAACAAGACCGAACTGCACCTGATCTGGGAGAACACCGACGTTTTTGTTCCGGTGAGCGCCGCTTCGAAATAG
- the holA gene encoding DNA polymerase III subunit delta, whose protein sequence is MAASPTRWGAGFSSTERFLAEVASAAGNPGSLRPGYIFAGDETFLYERCRRAILQAFVPAEMRDFCLSDFDLAEVSIFEALDRAQTPSLMAPFQVIFMRNLKTLYTRGAKKEEFAAIDGYFRSPNPQALLVFVADHIRISADPKRMDMQDKDRYERIRETLGDWCGLVELARVEEADATRWLTTESERHQVRFDTDAARELVDALGADMMLIASEFEKLLLYAGERRRITLGDVETMVLAAKQRSLYELTDAISAKDKHRALLLLQGLLNASDGGEDSAIGHLYMLARTFRQMLVILEKNVRDSRAIWQALWQGFRMPPFAAEDLIRQARRYKSRHELTRAIRLIARADLELRSSPPDKRLVLERLVLELASEPRVASPIEGSTQYPMQL, encoded by the coding sequence ATGGCCGCCAGCCCCACCCGCTGGGGAGCAGGGTTCTCCTCGACCGAACGATTTCTCGCCGAGGTCGCCTCCGCTGCCGGCAACCCAGGTTCGCTACGTCCCGGTTATATCTTTGCGGGCGATGAGACCTTCCTGTACGAACGTTGCCGCCGCGCCATTCTCCAGGCGTTTGTTCCTGCCGAGATGCGAGACTTTTGCCTCTCCGATTTCGACCTCGCCGAAGTCAGCATCTTCGAGGCTCTCGACCGCGCCCAAACCCCTTCGCTGATGGCGCCGTTCCAGGTAATCTTCATGCGCAACCTGAAGACTCTTTACACTCGTGGCGCCAAGAAAGAAGAATTCGCTGCGATCGACGGCTATTTTCGCTCCCCGAACCCGCAGGCGCTGCTCGTCTTCGTCGCCGACCACATCCGCATCTCGGCTGACCCAAAACGGATGGACATGCAGGACAAAGATCGTTATGAACGTATACGCGAGACCCTCGGAGATTGGTGCGGTCTGGTCGAACTCGCCAGGGTCGAGGAAGCCGACGCCACGCGCTGGCTGACTACCGAGTCGGAGCGCCACCAGGTTCGTTTCGACACCGACGCTGCGCGAGAACTGGTCGATGCGCTGGGCGCCGACATGATGCTGATCGCAAGCGAATTCGAAAAGCTGCTGCTCTACGCCGGCGAGCGGCGTCGTATCACTTTAGGGGACGTCGAGACCATGGTTCTCGCCGCCAAGCAGCGCTCGCTCTACGAGCTCACCGACGCCATCTCCGCGAAGGACAAACACCGCGCACTGCTCTTGTTACAGGGCCTTCTCAATGCCTCCGATGGCGGCGAAGATTCGGCCATCGGCCATCTTTACATGCTTGCCCGTACCTTCCGCCAAATGCTTGTCATCCTCGAGAAAAATGTCCGCGACTCGCGCGCCATCTGGCAGGCACTCTGGCAAGGCTTCCGCATGCCGCCCTTTGCCGCCGAAGATCTTATCCGCCAGGCGCGCCGTTACAAATCCCGCCACGAACTCACTCGCGCCATCCGGCTTATTGCCCGCGCTGACCTGGAACTTCGCTCTTCCCCTCCCGATAAGCGTCTTGTTCTCGAACGGCTCGTCCTCGAACTCGCCAGCGAACCCCGGGTGGCTTCTCCAATCGAAGGCTCAACGCAATATCCCATGCAGTTGTAA
- the lptE gene encoding LptE family protein translates to MRLLILSIVCSALAGCGYHTATSAAHLPDTTHSIAVPIFENATQSYHTELAFTQAVVRELTSRTKYAIVNSDGPTNADADATIHGRILTFQIVPLIYNLQTGQSSSFLITITASVHVNDRDGRLLYENNQYTFRQQYETTTDLTTFIQEDPAAVTRLSRDFAQSLVSDMLESF, encoded by the coding sequence ATGCGTCTTCTCATTCTGTCGATTGTTTGTTCTGCCCTCGCCGGTTGCGGGTATCACACCGCGACGTCGGCTGCCCATCTGCCCGACACCACCCACTCCATCGCAGTCCCTATCTTCGAAAATGCCACCCAGTCCTATCACACGGAGCTGGCCTTCACCCAGGCCGTCGTTCGCGAGCTCACCAGCCGGACGAAATACGCGATCGTCAACTCCGACGGACCCACCAACGCCGACGCCGATGCCACGATCCATGGCAGAATCCTCACCTTCCAGATCGTTCCCCTTATCTACAACCTGCAAACCGGCCAGTCCTCCAGCTTTCTAATCACCATCACTGCCAGCGTCCACGTGAATGACCGCGATGGCCGCCTGCTCTACGAAAACAACCAATACACATTCCGCCAACAATACGAGACGACTACCGATCTCACCACCTTCATCCAGGAAGATCCAGCCGCTGTCACCCGGCTCTCCCGCGATTTTGCACAATCGCTCGTCAGCGATATGCTGGAGTCCTTCTAG
- a CDS encoding HAD family hydrolase, producing MALNAVIFDYGMVLSNPADPAAHHELMKIFGATAEDFEREYWAYRHAYDEGQFDGEGYWQRCAAGAGVALSDHQIRQLIANDIRMWSSLNRNMVDWAVTISKSGFKTGILSNIGFELADEFKQHDWVKGFTHNTWSCELRLAKPDPAIYHHVLDAIQVPAAEVLFLDDRQENILSAEAVGLQGILFRNVQQLQEDLQSRGFADTLPPLHAAHSVSVAAL from the coding sequence ATGGCCCTAAACGCAGTCATCTTCGATTACGGAATGGTCCTCAGCAACCCCGCTGACCCGGCTGCCCACCATGAACTCATGAAAATATTTGGAGCGACCGCCGAGGACTTCGAGCGCGAATACTGGGCTTATCGCCATGCCTACGACGAGGGGCAATTTGATGGCGAGGGCTATTGGCAGCGTTGCGCCGCCGGTGCCGGTGTAGCCCTAAGCGACCATCAAATTCGCCAGCTGATTGCGAACGACATCCGCATGTGGAGCAGCCTCAACCGTAATATGGTCGACTGGGCAGTGACCATCAGCAAATCTGGATTCAAGACGGGCATCCTCTCCAACATCGGTTTTGAGCTCGCTGACGAATTCAAGCAGCACGACTGGGTGAAGGGCTTCACCCACAACACCTGGTCCTGCGAGCTGCGCCTGGCTAAGCCGGATCCCGCCATCTATCACCATGTCCTGGACGCGATCCAGGTTCCTGCCGCAGAAGTGCTTTTTCTCGACGACCGGCAGGAGAATATCCTCTCCGCCGAGGCGGTCGGTCTTCAGGGGATCCTCTTCCGCAACGTGCAGCAACTGCAGGAAGATTTGCAATCGCGAGGATTCGCGGACACTCTGCCGCCTCTTCATGCGGCTCATTCAGTATCCGTTGCGGCACTCTAA
- the ftsH gene encoding ATP-dependent zinc metalloprotease FtsH, which yields MNSTVKTIIFWVFIFACLVLLWQVFQKSGGMGKDAEIPYSQFLQDAQGGQISDVTIVGSEIHGHMRADKSQFHTNAPPNDPDMYKVLRDGKVSISVKDTSGNGWLNILIQFSPVIIIGALWFFMLRQMQSGGNKAMSFGKSRARLLSMQQKKVTFKDVAGVDEAKEELKEIIEFLREAQKFQKLGGRIPKGVLLVGPPGTGKTLLARAVAGEANVPFFSISGSDFVEMFVGVGASRVRDLFEQGKKNAPCIIFIDEIDAVGRHRGAGLGGGHDEREQTLNQLLVEMDGFESNDGVILVAATNRPDVLDPALLRPGRFDRRVVVGRPDVRGREEVLRVHAKKVPLSEDVNLNVLARGTPGFSGADLANMVNEAALSAARMNRKAVFMEDFETAKDKVMMGAERKSMLLSEDDKRDTAYHEAGHVLVAAKRDHADPLHKVTIIPRGMALGVTMQLPEEDKHTVTKDYLETQLAILMGGRCAEEIFMNRKTTGAGNDIERSTDLARKMVCEYGMSTMGPLTFGKKEEQIFLGREISQHRDFSEETARQIDAEVRRMIDEAYKSAYDILNQNHDIMHRMAAALLERETLDADDIRKIIDGQDLPPMKSLGGPGGPTGLAADVQQVLRPEGNRGTGFPEGSPSPA from the coding sequence GTGAATTCAACGGTCAAGACAATCATCTTCTGGGTGTTCATCTTCGCTTGCCTGGTTCTATTGTGGCAAGTATTCCAGAAGTCCGGCGGCATGGGGAAGGACGCTGAGATTCCCTACTCGCAGTTCCTGCAGGACGCGCAGGGCGGCCAGATCAGCGATGTCACCATCGTCGGCAGCGAGATCCATGGACACATGCGCGCCGACAAGAGCCAGTTCCATACCAATGCCCCGCCGAACGATCCGGACATGTATAAGGTCCTGCGGGACGGTAAGGTTTCGATCTCCGTGAAGGACACCTCTGGCAACGGGTGGCTCAACATCCTGATCCAGTTCTCGCCGGTCATCATTATTGGAGCACTGTGGTTCTTCATGCTCCGGCAGATGCAGAGCGGCGGCAACAAGGCCATGTCCTTCGGGAAGAGCCGTGCTCGCCTGCTGTCCATGCAGCAGAAGAAGGTCACGTTCAAAGACGTCGCCGGCGTGGATGAAGCCAAAGAAGAACTCAAAGAGATCATCGAGTTCCTGCGTGAAGCGCAGAAATTCCAGAAACTCGGCGGGCGCATTCCGAAGGGAGTGTTGCTCGTCGGACCTCCCGGAACCGGCAAGACTTTACTCGCCCGCGCCGTCGCTGGGGAAGCTAATGTTCCCTTCTTCTCTATCTCCGGCTCTGACTTCGTTGAGATGTTTGTCGGCGTCGGCGCAAGCCGGGTTCGCGATCTCTTCGAACAGGGCAAGAAGAATGCTCCCTGCATTATTTTCATCGACGAAATCGATGCCGTGGGACGTCACCGTGGCGCCGGTCTCGGCGGCGGTCACGATGAGCGCGAGCAAACCCTGAACCAGCTGCTGGTCGAGATGGATGGCTTTGAATCGAACGACGGCGTGATCCTGGTCGCCGCGACCAATCGGCCCGACGTTCTTGATCCCGCCCTGCTCCGCCCTGGCCGTTTCGACCGCCGGGTTGTAGTTGGCCGTCCTGATGTCCGCGGCCGCGAAGAGGTTCTGCGCGTTCACGCTAAGAAGGTACCGCTCTCTGAGGACGTCAATCTGAACGTGCTGGCTCGTGGGACACCGGGCTTCTCCGGCGCCGATTTGGCCAACATGGTCAACGAAGCCGCCCTGAGCGCCGCCCGCATGAACCGAAAAGCGGTCTTCATGGAAGACTTCGAGACTGCCAAAGACAAGGTTATGATGGGCGCCGAACGCAAATCCATGCTGCTCTCGGAAGACGATAAGCGGGACACTGCGTATCACGAGGCCGGGCACGTGCTCGTTGCTGCCAAGCGCGACCACGCCGACCCACTGCACAAGGTCACCATCATCCCCCGCGGCATGGCTCTCGGCGTCACCATGCAGTTGCCCGAGGAAGACAAGCACACCGTCACCAAGGATTATTTGGAGACCCAGCTTGCCATCTTGATGGGCGGCCGCTGCGCCGAGGAAATCTTCATGAATCGCAAGACCACCGGTGCCGGAAACGATATCGAACGCTCCACCGATCTAGCCCGGAAGATGGTCTGCGAATACGGCATGAGCACCATGGGTCCGCTCACCTTCGGCAAGAAGGAAGAGCAGATCTTCCTCGGCCGCGAAATCTCGCAGCACCGCGACTTCTCCGAAGAAACCGCTCGCCAGATCGACGCCGAAGTTCGCCGGATGATTGATGAAGCCTATAAATCGGCCTACGACATCCTCAACCAGAACCACGACATCATGCATCGCATGGCGGCTGCTCTGCTCGAACGCGAAACCCTCGACGCGGACGACATTCGCAAGATCATCGACGGACAAGACCTGCCGCCGATGAAGTCGCTCGGAGGACCCGGCGGACCCACTGGCCTCGCAGCCGACGTCCAGCAGGTTCTGCGCCCCGAAGGCAATCGTGGTACCGGCTTCCCCGAGGGCAGTCCGTCACCGGCCTAA
- the msrA gene encoding peptide-methionine (S)-S-oxide reductase MsrA gives MEKAAFGAGCFWGVEVEFGRIPGVTQTAVGYEGGQTDQPTYKDVCTDQTGHAEVVELTFDPEKVSYERLLEAFFALHDPTQLNRQGPDWGTQYRSAIFFHSPEQEATAKKVIERLTAEHRFKKPIVTQVVPAQTFWKAEEYHQKYLEKRGAVSCHI, from the coding sequence ATGGAGAAAGCGGCATTTGGAGCAGGTTGTTTCTGGGGAGTCGAAGTTGAGTTTGGACGCATTCCCGGTGTGACTCAAACGGCCGTGGGCTATGAGGGCGGTCAGACCGACCAGCCCACGTACAAAGACGTTTGCACCGATCAAACCGGCCACGCCGAGGTCGTTGAGTTGACTTTCGATCCCGAAAAAGTGAGTTATGAGCGGCTGCTGGAGGCATTCTTTGCTTTGCACGACCCAACCCAACTGAACCGTCAGGGCCCTGACTGGGGTACGCAATACCGCAGCGCGATCTTCTTTCATTCACCCGAACAAGAGGCGACGGCGAAGAAGGTGATCGAGCGACTGACGGCGGAACATCGGTTTAAAAAGCCGATTGTGACCCAGGTGGTGCCGGCCCAGACTTTTTGGAAGGCCGAAGAATATCACCAGAAGTACCTCGAAAAGCGCGGCGCCGTCTCCTGCCATATCTAA
- a CDS encoding pseudouridine synthase, with protein sequence MATKNKMSRAVSKTTADTEVVASQEIGAEEPESRPFEAVIRHEERLQKIIAAAGVTSRRKAEELILEGRVQINGKTVTELGTKADPALDHIRVDGKLLRGVQRLRYAVLNKPKGYITSASDPEGRPTVMEFFPGGPRVFPVGRLDYQSEGLLVMTNDGELANLLTRAANKVQKVYLVKVSGKPSDEAIGQLRAGIMIDKGRSRDDHAGRVLTQPAGIRRVRDAENPWYEVTLTEGRNREIRKMFEEVGHFVEKIRRVGYGPLVLDVEPGEVRELTAEEVLALQRAARGIRTIARGTHIPVSIAPIRRKSKRPAVAGPVLRERPKPADRPALASAPAKSPGKSSSNISTGAKAGSGRRFQSNPVRRDSGPRGR encoded by the coding sequence ATGGCCACGAAAAATAAAATGTCGCGTGCCGTGAGCAAAACGACTGCCGACACGGAAGTTGTGGCTTCGCAGGAAATTGGTGCGGAGGAGCCAGAATCCCGCCCATTCGAAGCCGTCATCCGCCATGAGGAGCGGCTGCAAAAGATCATTGCTGCGGCCGGTGTCACCTCGAGGCGCAAGGCGGAGGAGCTCATCCTCGAAGGCCGTGTGCAGATTAACGGCAAGACCGTCACTGAACTCGGCACCAAAGCAGATCCGGCGCTCGACCACATTCGGGTCGACGGCAAGCTGCTCCGCGGCGTACAGCGGCTGCGCTACGCCGTTCTCAACAAGCCGAAGGGTTACATCACCAGCGCCAGCGATCCCGAGGGACGCCCTACGGTCATGGAGTTCTTTCCCGGTGGACCGCGCGTGTTTCCCGTGGGCAGGCTCGATTATCAAAGCGAAGGCCTCCTGGTGATGACCAACGATGGCGAACTGGCGAACCTGCTCACCCGCGCCGCCAACAAAGTACAGAAGGTCTACCTCGTCAAAGTGAGTGGAAAGCCGAGCGACGAGGCGATCGGCCAACTGCGTGCCGGAATCATGATCGATAAGGGCCGCAGCCGCGACGATCATGCCGGACGAGTGCTGACCCAGCCAGCGGGAATCCGTCGGGTCCGCGACGCGGAGAATCCATGGTACGAGGTCACGCTGACCGAAGGCCGCAACCGGGAAATTCGCAAGATGTTTGAAGAGGTCGGACATTTCGTCGAGAAGATTCGCCGGGTCGGCTATGGGCCGCTGGTGCTCGATGTGGAGCCTGGCGAAGTCCGCGAACTGACCGCAGAGGAGGTGCTGGCCCTGCAGCGGGCCGCCCGCGGCATTCGCACCATTGCTCGGGGCACGCATATCCCGGTATCGATCGCGCCGATTCGCCGAAAGAGCAAGCGGCCGGCAGTGGCTGGCCCGGTCTTGCGAGAACGGCCCAAACCGGCAGACCGCCCGGCGCTCGCGAGCGCTCCAGCCAAGTCTCCGGGCAAAAGCTCCAGCAACATCTCAACTGGTGCGAAGGCCGGATCAGGAAGAAGGTTCCAGTCGAATCCTGTCCGGAGAGATTCTGGGCCGAGGGGACGTTGA